One region of Parerythrobacter jejuensis genomic DNA includes:
- a CDS encoding glycoside hydrolase family 3 N-terminal domain-containing protein, whose product MFRRQWLLATCASLALAGCATYTDVGSSNVAATTGTETAVLSGEAQIADLIQRMSLERKVAQLVQPDIASITPADVEKYRFGSVLNGGNSGPNGNDLAPAQEWLALADAFWEASTKPLPNGEPAIPTIWGTDAVHGHANIPGATIFPHNIGLGATGDPDLIRRIGAATATEIEVTGIDWTFAPTVAVARDDRWGRTYESYSEDPEIVAAMGVAMVEGLQGKPGSADFLGEGRVIATAKHFFGDGGTEQGVDQGDVNGDIEDLKAVHVSPYPPAIEAGLGSVMASFNSINGQKMHGNKALLTDLLRGEMGFDGLVVGDWNGHGQIKGCTNTDCPQALLAGLDVYMVPEDWKGLYETLVKQVRDGTIPMARVDEAVARVLRIKQRAGILDGEVKPSLRANAGRWDKLGFAPHRAVAREAVAKSMVLLKNNGVLPLKENARITVAGSAADSIAQQSGGWTLTWQGGGELTNDDFPGATSILRGLFEVGLSVNAKVTLSPDGTASADEADVAIVVFGEEPYAEFVGDRKDLAFRDEEGLALLRKFKAEGIPTVAVFLSGRPMWVNRELNIADAFVAAWLPGSEGAGVADVLFGKAPASGRLSFSWPADCNGKPLNGPDGALFPVGSGRDLTDTSALATLSEECSALTAGGQSDWFAAGRLIEGVRALSKGTELPDLRGSAGGVVARGIDRNAQEDARLIQFGPGTALDLSGPQGAGGYRITYSVNQRPAGPVVLASGGSTLDVTQELSVAEGKGWREMVLTPNCLAKLSNSLTIRSDAPFAIQISSIAREQMDDDAGCSF is encoded by the coding sequence ATGTTTCGCCGTCAATGGCTCCTGGCCACATGTGCATCCTTGGCTTTGGCAGGGTGTGCGACTTACACGGATGTGGGCTCGAGCAATGTTGCCGCCACAACGGGAACAGAAACCGCAGTATTGTCGGGCGAAGCGCAGATTGCCGATCTGATCCAGCGCATGAGCCTGGAGCGCAAAGTAGCGCAGCTGGTCCAGCCCGATATCGCATCCATCACACCGGCCGATGTCGAGAAATACCGGTTCGGATCTGTGCTGAACGGCGGCAATTCGGGGCCCAACGGTAATGATCTGGCACCTGCGCAAGAGTGGCTGGCATTGGCCGATGCGTTCTGGGAAGCTTCGACAAAGCCCTTGCCGAATGGCGAGCCGGCTATTCCCACGATCTGGGGCACTGATGCGGTGCATGGCCATGCCAACATCCCGGGCGCAACGATTTTCCCGCACAATATCGGGCTGGGCGCCACAGGTGATCCTGACCTGATCCGCCGGATCGGGGCGGCGACGGCGACCGAGATCGAAGTGACCGGCATCGACTGGACGTTCGCACCCACCGTCGCCGTTGCCAGGGACGATCGCTGGGGCCGCACCTATGAAAGCTATTCCGAAGATCCCGAAATCGTGGCTGCCATGGGCGTCGCAATGGTCGAAGGGCTTCAGGGCAAACCAGGATCGGCAGATTTCCTGGGCGAGGGCCGTGTTATCGCGACTGCCAAGCACTTCTTCGGTGATGGCGGTACCGAGCAGGGCGTAGACCAGGGCGACGTCAATGGTGACATCGAAGATCTGAAGGCGGTCCATGTGTCGCCTTATCCGCCGGCCATCGAGGCCGGGCTCGGATCGGTGATGGCCAGCTTCAATTCCATCAATGGCCAGAAGATGCACGGCAACAAAGCGCTTCTGACCGATCTCTTGCGCGGGGAAATGGGCTTTGACGGATTGGTCGTGGGCGACTGGAATGGCCACGGGCAAATCAAGGGATGTACGAATACCGATTGCCCGCAGGCGCTGCTGGCAGGCCTCGATGTCTATATGGTGCCAGAGGATTGGAAGGGCCTGTACGAAACACTCGTCAAGCAAGTGCGTGACGGGACGATTCCGATGGCGCGGGTCGACGAAGCTGTCGCACGGGTCTTGCGGATCAAGCAACGCGCCGGAATTCTGGACGGCGAGGTCAAACCATCATTGCGCGCAAATGCCGGGCGCTGGGACAAGTTGGGTTTTGCGCCGCACCGGGCTGTTGCCCGTGAAGCAGTCGCGAAATCGATGGTGTTGCTGAAGAACAATGGTGTGCTGCCGCTCAAAGAGAATGCGCGGATCACAGTGGCGGGAAGCGCTGCCGACAGCATTGCCCAGCAATCTGGCGGGTGGACGCTGACGTGGCAGGGCGGGGGCGAGCTGACCAACGATGATTTCCCTGGAGCAACGTCGATTCTACGCGGCTTGTTCGAGGTTGGCCTCTCGGTAAACGCGAAAGTGACCCTGTCGCCAGACGGAACAGCATCGGCGGACGAAGCAGATGTCGCAATCGTAGTGTTCGGCGAGGAGCCCTATGCTGAATTCGTAGGCGACCGGAAGGATCTGGCGTTTCGCGATGAAGAGGGCCTTGCACTGCTCCGCAAGTTCAAGGCGGAAGGTATTCCGACCGTAGCGGTGTTCCTTTCGGGCCGTCCGATGTGGGTGAACCGCGAGCTTAATATTGCTGACGCCTTCGTCGCGGCGTGGTTGCCGGGAAGCGAAGGGGCCGGCGTCGCAGATGTCCTGTTTGGTAAGGCACCTGCATCGGGTCGTCTGTCGTTCAGTTGGCCTGCCGACTGCAATGGAAAGCCACTCAATGGCCCCGATGGGGCGCTTTTCCCGGTCGGCTCCGGGCGCGACCTGACCGATACGAGCGCGCTCGCAACTTTGAGCGAAGAATGCTCGGCGTTGACTGCGGGGGGGCAATCCGACTGGTTCGCCGCCGGACGTCTCATCGAAGGCGTGCGGGCTTTGTCCAAAGGCACCGAACTACCTGATCTGCGTGGTTCGGCAGGGGGCGTTGTTGCCCGCGGGATCGATCGCAACGCCCAAGAGGATGCGCGGCTGATCCAATTCGGACCTGGCACTGCGTTGGACCTGAGTGGCCCGCAAGGTGCAGGCGGCTATCGCATTACATACTCGGTCAACCAGCGACCTGCGGGCCCGGTCGTTTTGGCCAGTGGCGGCAGCACCTTGGACGTAACGCAAGAGCTTTCAGTTGCCGAAGGAAAGGGCTGGCGCGAAATGGTTCTGACGCCGAATTGCCTCGCCAAGCTCAGCAACAGCCTGACGATCCGTTCCGATGCGCCGTTCGCAATCCAGATTTCATCCATTGCGCGTGAGCAAATGGATGATGATGCAGGGTGCTCGTTCTAG
- a CDS encoding sodium/sugar symporter, with the protein MTLETIDIVIIALYAVALFGIALYVSREPAGHEKNTEDYFLAGRALPWWAIGASLIASNISAEQIIGQSGQGYVVGMAIAAYEWQAAIVLIIVAKFFLPIFLKRKIYTMPQFLEQRYGDGVKTLMSVFWVALYTAVNLTTVLWLGGLAVTSLTGWSVMGSMAALAAFAVLYSLYGGLKAVALTDIIQVVILIIGGIAITYIALDALPANGALGGFGLLMQEIPGHFEMILDESNPSYGDLPGIWTLLGGLWVLHFSYWGFNQYIIQRALGAENLGEAQKGLAFAALLKILVPFIVVIPGIAAIMLAQQGLLDGNALAERSDRTYGELMSFAPAGLRGLVFAALIAAVVSSLASMMNSISTIFTMDLYRASKPDKSEHHYVLVGRIAALSAMVIALVLARPFIGGFESGFQTVQEYTGFIAPGIVVVFLLGFFDKRMNTAGAFTALLGSLAVNIALKFGLPDVPFIIRIWGVFMLTIVAAAVVSRITGAPDEERTVKLGDIAFATSMLFNTLAMLVTAILVGLYIWLW; encoded by the coding sequence GTGACGCTTGAAACGATCGATATCGTGATCATCGCGCTGTATGCTGTGGCTCTGTTTGGCATCGCGCTATACGTCAGCCGCGAGCCCGCAGGGCACGAGAAGAACACGGAAGACTATTTCCTCGCAGGGCGCGCCCTGCCGTGGTGGGCCATAGGTGCCTCGCTCATTGCCTCCAATATTTCTGCAGAACAGATCATTGGTCAATCCGGCCAGGGCTATGTCGTTGGTATGGCGATTGCAGCCTATGAATGGCAGGCCGCGATCGTCCTGATCATTGTCGCCAAATTCTTCCTGCCGATCTTCCTGAAACGCAAGATCTACACCATGCCGCAGTTCCTCGAACAGCGGTACGGCGACGGTGTGAAGACGCTGATGAGTGTTTTCTGGGTCGCGCTTTATACTGCGGTCAACCTGACGACCGTGTTGTGGCTGGGCGGCCTTGCCGTCACATCGCTGACCGGTTGGAGCGTCATGGGTTCGATGGCGGCGCTGGCGGCATTCGCGGTGCTGTACTCGCTTTACGGTGGCTTGAAGGCGGTTGCCCTCACCGACATCATCCAGGTCGTGATCCTGATTATCGGCGGGATCGCCATTACGTATATTGCGCTCGACGCTTTGCCCGCCAATGGCGCACTGGGCGGCTTCGGGTTGCTGATGCAGGAAATCCCCGGCCATTTCGAAATGATCCTGGACGAGAGCAATCCGTCTTACGGCGACTTGCCGGGCATATGGACGCTGCTTGGCGGATTATGGGTGCTGCATTTCAGCTATTGGGGTTTCAACCAGTACATCATCCAGCGCGCGCTGGGTGCCGAAAACCTGGGCGAAGCGCAGAAGGGCCTCGCCTTCGCTGCTTTGCTCAAGATCCTGGTGCCCTTCATTGTCGTTATTCCCGGCATTGCAGCGATCATGCTCGCCCAACAGGGCTTGCTGGATGGCAATGCCCTGGCCGAACGGTCTGACCGCACTTACGGTGAGCTTATGAGCTTTGCCCCGGCGGGCCTACGCGGACTGGTGTTTGCCGCGTTGATCGCCGCCGTCGTATCCTCGCTTGCTTCGATGATGAACTCGATCTCGACCATCTTCACTATGGACCTTTATCGCGCCTCCAAGCCTGACAAGTCGGAACATCACTACGTGCTCGTTGGCCGGATCGCGGCGCTTTCCGCGATGGTTATCGCGCTGGTCCTGGCGCGCCCATTTATCGGTGGGTTCGAAAGCGGCTTCCAGACTGTGCAGGAATATACTGGCTTCATCGCCCCCGGCATTGTCGTAGTGTTCCTGCTCGGCTTCTTCGACAAGCGGATGAACACAGCGGGGGCATTCACCGCACTGCTCGGATCGCTCGCGGTGAACATTGCACTCAAGTTCGGCCTGCCTGACGTGCCGTTCATCATCCGGATCTGGGGCGTCTTCATGCTGACGATCGTGGCCGCTGCCGTCGTTTCCCGGATAACGGGTGCACCGGACGAGGAGCGGACTGTGAAGCTGGGCGATATCGCCTTTGCCACGAGCATGCTGTTCAACACGCTGGCCATGCTGGTGACGGCCATTCTTGTCGGGCTCTACATCTGGCTTTGGTAA
- a CDS encoding phage tail protein, with protein sequence MSYSNPTIGDVTIFAGNFAPRSWAFCHGQLLPISSNSALFSILGTVYGGDGRTTFALPDLRGRVARGVGNGPGLSNVAQGQRGGTERASIQVGNLPAHSHPHTHTATVHAEARLANEKAPLDNRFALANSDIYHDDDGATQDIQMHANTVTLSTDSSNTGSNIPLDIENPYLGLNYIIALVGDYPSRS encoded by the coding sequence ATGAGCTATTCCAATCCGACAATCGGCGACGTTACCATTTTTGCCGGCAATTTTGCGCCCCGCAGCTGGGCTTTCTGCCATGGGCAATTGCTGCCGATCTCGTCCAACAGCGCGCTCTTTTCGATTCTGGGTACGGTCTATGGCGGCGATGGTCGCACGACCTTCGCTCTCCCTGATCTGCGTGGGCGCGTGGCGCGCGGCGTTGGCAATGGTCCGGGCCTGAGCAACGTTGCGCAAGGGCAAAGGGGTGGCACCGAACGCGCTTCTATCCAGGTCGGGAACCTGCCTGCTCACTCCCACCCGCACACCCATACCGCGACGGTGCATGCTGAAGCACGGCTTGCGAACGAGAAGGCTCCGCTCGACAACCGCTTCGCATTGGCGAACAGTGACATCTATCACGACGATGATGGTGCGACCCAGGACATCCAGATGCATGCCAACACGGTGACTCTGTCGACTGACAGCAGCAATACCGGTTCCAACATCCCGTTGGATATCGAGAACCCCTATCTCGGGCTCAACTATATCATTGCGCTTGTTGGTGACTATCCCAGCCGCAGCTAG
- a CDS encoding asparagine synthase-related protein translates to MMFAGIVSGESGPDVREIIAPDALMAVLDPYASANRTGSWHNRLALLSQCVTHNTPDSLHAGAPQICADTGHILLGWIRLDNRRALGNQLGLEVNDTVPDARLVLAAYRAWGKDCAARLEGDFAFAIHDPASGRTYCARDTLGTRPFYYRNDESVFAFTSAPIVFRHLASLPLSPSERWIGRYLLGYSHDLERTAYEEVFRLPPAHYAVHTPDQGLRTQCYFEFQDTAPPVYRREQQRVDDYRAAFDQAVDVRLRSAFPLGAESSGGLDSASIVGRAAASLGEEKCSLSTFGFDGFAKDKEHQQAVAAFNAIPDHTCLPMPRMEDLEVLRTRSASFLAWPPEHPNAQYHAPIYEQCRHAGIRTLLSGFGGDEIVTCEAGELVNELQQAGKPAAFFAELGPSILSRLRSLRQFLRPASASDPLRDYLRGELDKTPLTGEFIEAQDLAGFQDKRLAGRDASSVNQAILQKAFRAYVPGRLESCSLMAAAFGIEYRWPLLDRRLIQVFLATPAIEKRRHGMGRYLHRVAAAPYLPALIQWHGKGMGPATAADDELQARVEQLVPSLLNRKLAGIIDSAKYNRLYGGESQGNNPASTVRRDALHFREQLHNRIQAASNWLDSMD, encoded by the coding sequence ATGATGTTTGCCGGCATTGTATCGGGTGAAAGCGGACCCGATGTCCGCGAGATCATTGCGCCCGATGCGCTCATGGCTGTCCTTGACCCCTACGCATCCGCCAATCGCACCGGCAGCTGGCACAACCGGCTCGCGCTGCTGTCCCAATGCGTCACCCACAATACGCCGGACTCCCTTCATGCTGGCGCGCCTCAGATCTGCGCTGACACCGGGCATATCCTGCTCGGGTGGATCAGGCTCGACAACCGCCGTGCGCTTGGAAACCAGCTGGGACTGGAGGTGAACGACACTGTGCCAGACGCTCGCCTTGTCTTGGCCGCCTATCGCGCCTGGGGGAAAGATTGCGCGGCCCGGCTGGAAGGCGATTTCGCTTTCGCCATCCACGATCCTGCCAGCGGACGCACCTATTGCGCCCGCGACACGCTTGGCACGCGGCCATTCTACTACCGCAATGACGAGAGCGTGTTTGCCTTCACCAGCGCGCCGATCGTATTCCGCCATCTTGCCTCGTTGCCGCTTTCGCCCAGCGAACGCTGGATCGGGCGGTACCTGCTTGGCTACTCCCACGACCTGGAGCGCACCGCCTACGAGGAGGTGTTCCGCCTTCCCCCGGCCCATTACGCCGTCCATACGCCGGACCAAGGTTTGCGGACACAATGCTACTTTGAGTTCCAGGACACAGCGCCACCGGTTTACCGGCGCGAGCAACAGCGGGTTGACGATTATCGAGCGGCTTTCGATCAGGCTGTCGACGTCCGGCTTCGTAGCGCATTCCCCCTGGGGGCAGAGAGTTCTGGCGGGTTGGACTCAGCCAGCATTGTCGGACGTGCAGCGGCGTCTTTGGGCGAAGAAAAGTGCAGTCTCTCCACCTTCGGCTTTGACGGATTTGCCAAGGACAAAGAGCATCAACAGGCGGTGGCCGCATTCAATGCGATTCCCGACCATACCTGCTTGCCCATGCCCAGGATGGAGGATCTGGAAGTTCTGCGAACCCGGTCCGCCTCCTTTCTCGCGTGGCCGCCAGAGCATCCCAACGCGCAGTATCACGCACCCATTTACGAGCAGTGCCGGCACGCGGGCATCCGGACCTTGCTTTCAGGCTTCGGCGGAGACGAGATCGTCACTTGCGAAGCTGGTGAGCTGGTCAACGAGTTGCAGCAGGCAGGAAAGCCTGCAGCGTTCTTTGCCGAGCTCGGGCCCAGCATTCTGTCACGGCTCCGCAGCTTGCGCCAATTTCTCCGCCCCGCATCCGCATCTGATCCGTTGCGGGATTACCTTCGGGGCGAACTGGACAAGACGCCTCTTACCGGAGAATTCATCGAGGCGCAGGACTTGGCCGGTTTTCAGGACAAGCGGCTGGCGGGCCGTGACGCCAGTTCGGTCAATCAGGCCATCCTGCAAAAGGCCTTCCGGGCGTATGTTCCCGGTCGACTGGAATCCTGTTCGCTGATGGCTGCCGCATTCGGGATCGAATATAGGTGGCCTCTGCTCGATCGTCGCCTAATCCAGGTATTTCTCGCGACACCGGCAATTGAAAAGAGGCGGCACGGAATGGGCCGTTACCTGCACCGTGTTGCCGCCGCGCCATATCTTCCCGCCCTTATTCAATGGCATGGCAAGGGCATGGGGCCGGCAACTGCTGCCGACGATGAATTGCAAGCAAGAGTGGAGCAATTGGTTCCAAGCTTGCTAAACAGAAAGTTAGCAGGCATTATTGACAGCGCTAAATACAATCGCCTCTATGGCGGAGAAAGTCAGGGTAACAACCCGGCAAGCACGGTTCGCAGGGATGCTCTCCATTTCAGGGAGCAATTACATAACCGGATCCAGGCAGCTTCGAACTGGCTCGATTCAATGGACTGA
- a CDS encoding lasso peptide biosynthesis B2 protein — protein MGELALVPVALLLLGAARFAILIFPFRWYAWTLGASIDNQTAPGISPAQRVRARSIGRSVRASASVTPWQSVCLPQALAASVLLRAGGVPFISTFGLKPGDKDVAQEPMLAHAWITTGDLVVTGGPVDPGYRVVATFGSGIAG, from the coding sequence ATGGGTGAACTTGCGCTGGTGCCGGTCGCCTTGCTGTTGCTGGGCGCAGCGCGGTTCGCCATCCTGATCTTCCCCTTCCGCTGGTATGCGTGGACACTCGGCGCAAGTATTGATAATCAAACTGCACCGGGTATTTCGCCCGCTCAGAGGGTGCGAGCCCGGTCGATTGGCCGCAGCGTTCGCGCCAGCGCATCTGTGACGCCATGGCAATCGGTTTGCCTGCCCCAGGCATTGGCAGCTTCTGTGCTTCTTAGGGCAGGTGGCGTGCCCTTCATTTCGACCTTCGGGCTAAAGCCCGGTGACAAGGACGTGGCGCAAGAACCAATGCTCGCCCATGCCTGGATCACCACCGGCGATCTGGTTGTGACCGGCGGACCCGTTGATCCCGGCTACCGCGTGGTCGCAACTTTCGGTTCCGGCATAGCGGGATGA
- a CDS encoding PqqD family peptide modification chaperone encodes MADAPPLQLDSRLQRNPDLVATDMDGELVMMDIESGKYFGMDAVGKVVWEGLAQPSTARIIASLVRQAFSASDSDDVEADMLAFLGQLHANGLVTAEQ; translated from the coding sequence ATGGCCGATGCACCTCCCCTCCAGCTCGACAGCCGCCTGCAGCGCAATCCCGACCTGGTCGCAACCGACATGGATGGCGAACTGGTGATGATGGACATTGAGAGCGGCAAATACTTCGGAATGGATGCCGTCGGCAAAGTGGTCTGGGAAGGGCTCGCGCAACCATCCACTGCGCGCATCATTGCCAGCCTGGTGCGGCAGGCATTTAGCGCATCGGACAGCGACGATGTCGAGGCAGACATGCTGGCCTTTTTGGGCCAACTCCACGCCAACGGACTGGTCACGGCGGAGCAGTGA
- a CDS encoding sulfotransferase domain-containing protein: protein MSAHIHWLASYPKSGNTWLRLVLSHLTAGADHQTTINDISGGSIASDRTWLDQALGFATADLLPDEIASIRPEVYRWSAQAADSGDFHKIHDACTRTPSGEWLPCPEASGPSIYLLRNPLDVTLSYAGHLGWSADRTIEALNSSGHAMVGGPKGGITPQVGQQLLNWSKHVESWVDNDAFTILAVRYEEMLAEPADTFARIAEHLGLSPSPAEIADAIEQTRFERLQEQESQTSFREKSSKSQKFFRKGQAGAWQTDLTDEQIEKIVTVHRPVMRRFGYCDDRGNARVM, encoded by the coding sequence ATGAGCGCGCACATCCACTGGCTTGCCTCCTATCCCAAGTCGGGCAACACATGGCTGCGACTGGTGCTCTCTCATCTGACCGCAGGCGCGGATCACCAGACAACTATCAATGACATTTCCGGCGGCAGCATCGCCAGCGACCGCACCTGGCTCGATCAGGCGCTAGGCTTTGCAACGGCAGATTTGCTGCCAGACGAAATCGCCAGCATCCGGCCCGAAGTCTATCGCTGGAGTGCGCAAGCCGCAGACTCCGGAGACTTTCACAAAATCCACGATGCCTGCACCCGCACGCCGTCAGGCGAGTGGCTGCCCTGCCCCGAGGCGAGCGGACCGAGCATCTACCTCCTCCGCAATCCGCTTGACGTCACCCTGTCCTATGCCGGCCATCTGGGGTGGAGCGCCGATCGCACGATCGAGGCGCTTAATTCGTCCGGGCACGCCATGGTTGGCGGGCCCAAGGGAGGGATCACTCCGCAAGTTGGCCAGCAGCTCCTGAACTGGTCGAAGCATGTAGAAAGCTGGGTCGACAACGACGCCTTCACTATTCTTGCTGTCCGCTACGAAGAAATGCTGGCCGAACCTGCTGACACATTCGCGAGGATCGCCGAACATCTGGGCTTGTCTCCCTCGCCCGCTGAAATCGCCGACGCGATCGAACAGACGCGGTTCGAACGGTTGCAAGAGCAGGAAAGCCAGACCTCGTTTCGCGAAAAATCGAGCAAGTCGCAAAAATTCTTCCGCAAAGGGCAGGCCGGTGCGTGGCAAACGGATTTGACCGACGAGCAAATCGAAAAAATCGTGACCGTCCATCGCCCGGTCATGCGGAGATTTGGCTATTGCGATGATCGCGGCAACGCGCGAGTGATGTGA